In the genome of Chryseobacterium oryzae, one region contains:
- a CDS encoding ParB/RepB/Spo0J family partition protein, translating into MKDKKRAMGRGLGAILSAESKATVNTATDEGADKFVGNIMEVPIEDIYPNPTQPRTYFDEKALNELAQSIKNLGVIQPITLRKDGEKFEIISGERRFRASKIAGLSSVPAYIRLVNDQELLEMALVENIQREDLDAIEIALTYHRLLEEIGLTQENLSQRVGKDRSTITNSIRLLRLSPDIQNAIRSGEISAGHGRAIISLENEEHQKTLFEMIIKEKLNVRQSEQAATALKNPKSPAAKRAKAELSNNYKRAQKTIADILDVKVEIKTTGTGKKGKIVLDFKNEDELEYILSHIK; encoded by the coding sequence ATGAAAGACAAAAAAAGAGCAATGGGGCGTGGTTTAGGAGCTATTCTGAGTGCAGAATCTAAAGCTACGGTAAACACAGCAACCGATGAAGGAGCAGATAAATTTGTAGGAAATATTATGGAGGTTCCTATTGAAGACATTTATCCTAATCCCACACAGCCCAGAACTTATTTTGATGAGAAAGCATTAAATGAACTCGCTCAGTCCATAAAAAATTTAGGAGTAATTCAGCCAATTACACTTAGAAAAGACGGAGAGAAATTTGAAATTATTTCTGGAGAAAGAAGATTCCGAGCCAGTAAAATAGCTGGTTTGTCTTCTGTGCCTGCTTATATCAGGCTGGTAAATGATCAGGAGCTTCTGGAAATGGCGTTGGTAGAAAATATTCAGCGTGAAGATCTTGATGCGATCGAAATTGCTTTAACCTATCATAGACTTTTAGAAGAAATAGGTCTTACACAGGAAAATTTAAGCCAAAGAGTTGGAAAAGACAGAAGTACTATTACCAATTCGATAAGACTTTTAAGATTGAGTCCGGATATTCAGAACGCTATTCGAAGCGGAGAGATTTCTGCCGGTCATGGAAGAGCAATCATCAGTCTGGAAAATGAAGAGCATCAAAAAACTCTTTTTGAAATGATCATTAAAGAGAAACTGAATGTTCGCCAATCTGAACAAGCAGCTACCGCATTAAAAAATCCTAAATCTCCGGCAGCAAAAAGAGCCAAAGCCGAACTGTCTAATAATTATAAGAGAGCACAAAAAACAATTGCAGATATTCTGGATGTAAAAGTAGAAATTAAGACTACTGGAACAGGGAAAAAAGGTAAAATCGTTTTAGATTTTAAGAATGAAGATGAACTGGAATATATTTTATCTCATATTAAATAA
- a CDS encoding adenylosuccinate synthase, translating into MSTYVVVGLQYGDEGKGKITDVLSAKSDYVVRFQGGDNAGHTVYVGDEKFVLHLLPSGVLQCKGKCIIANGVVVNPKAFMKEVSQIESKGLKTDHIFISRRAHVIMPYHILLDTYREEEFGGTQIGTTKKGIGPCYEDKIARVGIRMVDLLNPEILREKIEKNLKVKNSLFEKYYNKPTLDVEEIYNEFLEIGKQLQDRIVDTELELNEAIHEGKNVLFEGAQALMLDIDFGTYPYVTSSSPSTGGVCTGAGVPPTSLQNLIGVAKAYCTRVGNGPFPTELDNELGEKIRQIGHEFGATTGRPRRTGWLDLVSLKHACMINGINNLVITKLDVLTGIDTIKIATKYKTEDGKIIDYFTSSTTKLYDYEAIYEDLPGWTEDITTARSYDELPANAQKYIEFIEQYLGINVYLVSVGPERSQNIIRKELF; encoded by the coding sequence ATGTCAACTTACGTAGTTGTAGGTCTTCAGTATGGAGATGAAGGAAAAGGTAAAATAACAGATGTTCTTTCCGCAAAATCAGATTATGTAGTACGTTTTCAGGGAGGTGACAATGCCGGTCACACTGTTTATGTGGGAGATGAAAAGTTTGTTTTGCACCTTCTGCCATCTGGAGTGCTTCAGTGTAAAGGTAAATGTATTATTGCTAACGGTGTAGTAGTGAATCCGAAAGCTTTCATGAAAGAAGTTAGCCAGATTGAAAGTAAAGGTCTTAAGACAGATCATATTTTCATCAGCAGAAGAGCGCATGTTATTATGCCATATCATATTCTTTTGGATACGTATCGTGAAGAAGAATTCGGAGGTACACAAATTGGAACTACCAAAAAAGGAATAGGACCTTGCTATGAAGATAAAATTGCAAGAGTTGGTATTAGAATGGTCGACTTACTTAATCCTGAAATTCTTCGTGAAAAAATCGAGAAAAATCTTAAGGTAAAAAATTCTCTTTTCGAAAAATATTATAACAAACCAACATTGGATGTTGAAGAAATTTATAATGAATTTTTAGAAATTGGAAAACAGCTTCAGGATAGAATTGTTGATACAGAATTGGAACTTAATGAGGCTATCCATGAAGGTAAAAATGTTCTTTTTGAAGGTGCACAAGCTTTAATGCTGGATATAGATTTTGGAACTTACCCTTACGTAACATCTTCTTCCCCTTCAACAGGAGGTGTTTGTACAGGAGCAGGAGTTCCGCCAACCTCACTTCAAAACCTAATTGGTGTTGCAAAAGCATACTGCACACGAGTAGGAAACGGTCCTTTTCCTACAGAATTAGATAATGAACTTGGAGAAAAAATCAGACAGATAGGGCACGAATTTGGAGCTACTACAGGAAGACCTCGTAGAACTGGCTGGCTAGATTTGGTTTCTTTAAAACATGCTTGTATGATTAATGGGATTAATAATCTTGTTATCACAAAACTAGATGTTCTTACAGGAATTGATACTATCAAAATCGCTACGAAATATAAAACAGAAGATGGTAAAATTATTGACTATTTTACATCTTCTACTACAAAATTGTACGATTACGAAGCAATTTATGAAGATTTACCAGGCTGGACTGAAGATATTACCACAGCCCGAAGTTACGATGAACTTCCTGCCAATGCACAAAAGTATATAGAATTTATAGAGCAATATTTAGGCATTAATGTATACCTTGTTTCTGTAGGTCCTGAAAGAAGTCAGAATATCATCAGAAAAGAATTATTTTAA
- a CDS encoding DUF5683 domain-containing protein, translating into MQKILVTIFVFIAGLFFSQINPRDSIRLDHYAKDSIPAAKPQAPAKVIQEIERVNAPAKKVVTKLNPTKAGLYSAVLPGLGQAYNKKYWKIPIVWGAVGTGVGIAIWNQNKYKEYREYYIAKLNGTPNEFLTQVPYLDAVALGNAQDRAKRQRDYAIAISGLIYILNIVDAVVDAHLYEGRKDPDLSLAPAVIYDDYNFNPPKTGLALTYRF; encoded by the coding sequence ATGCAAAAAATACTTGTCACTATCTTTGTTTTTATAGCTGGGTTGTTTTTTTCACAGATCAATCCCAGAGATAGCATAAGATTAGACCATTATGCAAAAGATAGTATTCCTGCTGCAAAACCGCAAGCTCCTGCTAAAGTTATTCAGGAGATAGAGAGAGTGAATGCTCCTGCGAAAAAAGTGGTTACTAAACTGAATCCTACCAAAGCAGGATTGTATTCTGCAGTACTTCCAGGATTAGGACAGGCTTATAATAAAAAATACTGGAAAATTCCAATCGTTTGGGGTGCAGTAGGAACGGGCGTAGGAATTGCAATCTGGAACCAGAACAAATATAAGGAGTACAGAGAGTATTATATTGCTAAACTGAACGGTACGCCCAACGAATTTTTAACTCAGGTTCCTTATTTAGATGCTGTAGCCTTAGGAAATGCTCAGGATAGAGCCAAAAGACAGCGGGATTATGCAATTGCAATTTCAGGACTTATTTATATTTTGAATATTGTTGATGCTGTTGTAGACGCTCATTTATATGAAGGAAGAAAAGACCCTGATCTTAGTTTGGCACCTGCAGTTATTTACGATGATTATAATTTCAATCCTCCCAAAACAGGTTTGGCTTTAACGTATAGATTTTAA
- a CDS encoding magnesium transporter CorA family protein: MPINTFYRDSNCEWIDVEAPTAEDMQFLHERYQINNLLLEDTMDPNHLPKYEEDGEVKFFLLRESTELERKNLNTISDISTKIGIFILEKTIITIHRMKTKSISETKKSLSANNEFYSPDKIALKISLLIMKSFDDESLSLFETMDNIENEIFLKNTNHTNEIRRLYRLKRKSGLNSRVMTISIDAIDKFKLLDIQDAEFVDLKDKHKDVLTDFDHLNAQITNLISMFLALSDQKANQVMKVLAIYSVYFLPITFIAGLYGMNFDNMPELHTKSGYYITLGIMLAIVVITFIYARRKQW, from the coding sequence ATGCCGATTAATACATTTTACAGAGATTCTAACTGCGAATGGATAGACGTAGAAGCTCCTACTGCAGAAGACATGCAGTTTCTACATGAAAGATACCAAATTAATAATCTTCTTCTGGAAGATACCATGGATCCTAACCACCTCCCCAAATATGAGGAAGATGGTGAGGTGAAATTTTTTCTCCTGCGTGAAAGTACTGAACTGGAACGGAAAAACCTGAATACAATAAGCGATATCAGCACAAAAATAGGAATCTTCATTCTTGAAAAAACGATTATCACCATCCACAGAATGAAAACAAAAAGTATTTCTGAAACCAAAAAAAGTCTTTCTGCCAATAATGAATTTTATTCTCCCGATAAAATAGCTCTGAAAATAAGTCTGCTCATTATGAAAAGCTTTGATGATGAATCTCTGAGCCTATTTGAAACAATGGATAATATCGAAAATGAAATTTTCCTGAAAAATACCAACCATACCAACGAAATCCGAAGACTTTACCGACTGAAAAGAAAATCTGGTCTCAACTCCCGTGTAATGACTATTTCTATTGATGCTATTGATAAATTTAAGCTGCTTGATATTCAGGATGCAGAATTTGTAGATTTAAAGGATAAGCACAAAGATGTTTTAACAGATTTCGATCATCTTAATGCCCAAATTACCAACTTAATTTCTATGTTTTTAGCCCTTTCGGATCAGAAAGCCAATCAGGTAATGAAAGTTTTGGCAATTTATTCTGTATATTTTTTACCCATCACCTTTATCGCAGGTTTATACGGAATGAATTTTGACAATATGCCTGAACTCCACACCAAATCTGGCTACTATATTACTTTAGGCATCATGCTCGCCATTGTAGTAATAACTTTTATATACGCAAGAAGAAAACAATGGTAA
- the dapB gene encoding 4-hydroxy-tetrahydrodipicolinate reductase, translating into MKIALVGYGRMGKIIEEIALKRGHEIVAKLKETPTHENLNHPDVVIEFSLPEVAFNNIKVCLENKIPVICGTTGWLEKKPEIERIALENGTAFLYGSNFSLGVNLFFALNEKLAGLMKNVNQYTCQLEEVHHIHKLDAPSGTAISLAEGIIKNSNTYDAWKLEETLGNQLGIFAVREDEVPGTHSVFYKSEVDEIEIKHTAFNRNGFALGAVVAAEWIKDKKGNFTMKDVLGL; encoded by the coding sequence ATGAAAATAGCATTAGTCGGATATGGCAGAATGGGCAAGATTATAGAAGAAATTGCCTTGAAAAGAGGACACGAAATTGTTGCTAAACTTAAAGAAACTCCGACCCATGAAAATCTTAATCATCCCGATGTGGTTATTGAGTTTTCTTTGCCTGAAGTAGCATTTAATAACATTAAAGTATGTTTAGAAAATAAAATCCCTGTTATTTGCGGAACAACCGGCTGGTTGGAAAAAAAGCCTGAAATTGAAAGAATTGCTTTAGAAAACGGAACTGCATTTTTATATGGTTCAAATTTCAGTTTGGGGGTGAATTTATTTTTTGCGTTGAACGAAAAGTTGGCGGGACTGATGAAAAACGTTAATCAATATACCTGTCAGTTAGAGGAAGTTCATCACATTCATAAACTGGATGCACCGAGCGGAACAGCAATCTCTTTGGCTGAAGGAATTATAAAAAATTCAAATACCTATGATGCGTGGAAGTTGGAAGAAACTTTAGGCAATCAGTTGGGTATTTTTGCAGTAAGAGAAGATGAAGTTCCGGGAACGCATTCTGTTTTTTATAAAAGTGAAGTAGACGAAATCGAAATAAAACACACCGCATTCAATAGAAATGGTTTTGCATTGGGAGCTGTTGTTGCAGCGGAATGGATAAAAGACAAAAAAGGAAATTTTACGATGAAAGATGTTTTGGGACTTTAG
- a CDS encoding T9SS-dependent M36 family metallopeptidase, producing the protein MRYFFILFILIPYSFFSQENQRLLKNYISTTQVQNFKKPDLTDFKIDNTNFSQSLNAEIVKTQQIFKGFPVYNSVGTAVIKDEKIIYYEDNFIKNYSYFSSEIASVTKEKALQNISTFLNEKEIENYAILNESDKEPENKGFVRQKLVYFTDRSDLKLAYQFSVKDLKSSKFWNIIVDAHSGEIILKENLTLSCSFHPDAYSRNIINPNLENKKEEVKNSLLSPDNANYNVFPLPIEAPTFGNRSIVSNPWILSSSPEGWHSTGIDKYTITRGNNVFAYEDKADKNQPGYSPDGGSARSFNFPFSLNGSPAFNQNAAITNLFYTTNKVHDIFYQFGFTESARNFQQNNFGKGGVGNDYLLAEAQDGGGLNNANFTTPADGNKPVMQMYLWSTVNRYFYYNAPASAVVRVPQASAAQFGPSLNNVGVTGDVVVANVINGCSPLAANSLAGKIGLIERGGGTNCTFVSKVKNAQDAGAVAVIIYNNQGAANFPSSMGGIDPSITIPSVLISNTEGEYIKTQLNNSLTVNVSLKSDPNTAVTPDGSFDNGIITHEYGHGISNRLTGNGFTCLSAVQSKEQMGEGWSDFFALMLTNSIGDNASIPRSVGSYASGEPKTGLGFRPAKYSPDFSVNDYTYGDTNGMEFEEDSQIVPDVHRIGFVWASMLWDLHWQYAAKYGYSSDVVTDKNSGSAKVLQLVTDALKLQTCNPTFIDGRNAILDAEIITSKGEDRCMIWKTFARRGLGLNALAGSKTNINDQVEDFSVPADCRDGNTNAPVDRNLIRIYPNPAKDEFFIYLKDNTIGKLFVQVYDMSGKLVLSENRSSPDARIPVSTKDFENGVYVVSVQGIGVDFKTKLIVQK; encoded by the coding sequence ATGAGATATTTTTTTATTCTTTTTATTTTAATTCCGTATTCTTTTTTTTCTCAGGAAAACCAAAGATTGCTGAAAAATTATATCTCTACTACACAAGTTCAGAATTTTAAAAAACCGGATTTAACAGATTTTAAAATAGATAATACCAATTTTTCTCAATCGTTAAATGCAGAGATTGTGAAAACTCAGCAAATTTTCAAAGGGTTTCCGGTGTATAATTCTGTGGGTACTGCTGTTATTAAAGATGAAAAAATAATTTATTATGAAGATAATTTTATTAAAAACTATTCTTATTTTTCATCAGAAATAGCGTCTGTTACCAAAGAGAAAGCACTTCAAAATATTTCAACTTTTTTGAATGAAAAAGAAATTGAAAATTATGCAATTCTTAATGAATCCGATAAAGAGCCGGAAAATAAAGGTTTTGTCAGACAAAAACTGGTGTATTTTACAGATCGGTCAGATTTGAAATTGGCTTATCAGTTTTCTGTAAAAGATTTAAAAAGTTCAAAATTTTGGAATATCATTGTTGATGCTCATTCAGGGGAAATTATTCTGAAAGAAAATCTAACATTAAGCTGCAGTTTTCATCCTGATGCCTATTCTCGGAATATCATAAACCCAAACTTAGAAAATAAGAAAGAAGAGGTGAAAAATTCACTTCTTTCACCTGATAACGCAAACTATAACGTATTTCCTTTACCTATAGAAGCACCTACATTTGGAAATCGCTCCATAGTATCAAATCCTTGGATTTTATCTTCTTCACCAGAAGGATGGCATTCAACAGGAATAGATAAATATACTATTACAAGAGGAAACAATGTTTTTGCGTATGAAGACAAAGCAGATAAAAATCAGCCAGGATATTCTCCGGATGGTGGTTCTGCACGAAGTTTTAATTTTCCTTTTTCTCTTAATGGAAGTCCAGCCTTCAATCAAAATGCGGCAATTACCAACTTATTTTATACAACCAATAAAGTTCATGATATATTTTATCAGTTTGGTTTTACAGAATCAGCACGAAATTTTCAGCAGAATAATTTCGGGAAAGGTGGTGTCGGAAACGATTATCTTTTAGCTGAAGCTCAAGACGGCGGTGGACTGAATAATGCAAATTTTACTACTCCAGCAGATGGAAATAAACCTGTTATGCAAATGTATCTTTGGTCTACGGTAAACAGGTATTTTTATTATAATGCACCTGCTTCAGCGGTTGTGCGTGTTCCTCAGGCAAGTGCTGCCCAGTTTGGTCCTTCATTAAATAATGTTGGCGTAACAGGCGATGTGGTGGTAGCAAATGTAATAAATGGATGTTCACCGTTAGCTGCCAATTCTTTAGCAGGAAAAATTGGGCTTATTGAAAGGGGAGGTGGTACGAACTGTACTTTTGTATCGAAAGTGAAGAATGCTCAAGATGCTGGTGCAGTTGCTGTAATCATTTATAACAATCAGGGAGCCGCAAATTTTCCTTCTTCAATGGGAGGAATAGATCCGTCTATAACTATACCTTCAGTTTTAATCAGCAATACAGAAGGTGAATATATTAAAACACAATTAAATAATTCTTTAACAGTAAATGTAAGCCTGAAAAGCGATCCCAATACTGCAGTAACTCCCGATGGAAGTTTTGATAATGGAATTATTACTCACGAATATGGTCATGGAATTTCAAACAGATTAACCGGAAACGGATTTACATGCCTTTCAGCAGTTCAAAGTAAAGAACAAATGGGAGAAGGATGGTCAGATTTTTTTGCCTTAATGCTTACCAACAGCATAGGAGATAATGCTTCAATTCCTAGAAGTGTGGGCTCTTATGCAAGTGGAGAACCTAAAACCGGATTGGGATTTAGACCTGCAAAATATTCTCCGGATTTTTCTGTAAACGATTATACTTACGGAGATACCAATGGAATGGAGTTTGAAGAGGATTCGCAGATAGTTCCGGATGTTCACAGAATAGGTTTTGTTTGGGCGTCGATGCTTTGGGATTTACATTGGCAGTATGCAGCAAAATATGGTTATTCCTCAGATGTTGTAACAGATAAAAATAGTGGAAGTGCCAAAGTTTTACAGTTGGTAACCGATGCATTAAAATTACAGACCTGTAATCCTACGTTTATTGATGGCAGAAATGCAATTTTGGATGCAGAAATTATTACTTCTAAAGGAGAAGACCGTTGTATGATTTGGAAAACATTTGCAAGAAGAGGTTTAGGATTGAATGCATTAGCAGGAAGCAAAACCAATATAAACGATCAGGTAGAAGATTTTTCTGTACCTGCGGACTGTAGAGACGGTAATACAAATGCTCCCGTAGACCGAAATCTCATCAGAATATATCCCAATCCTGCAAAAGATGAATTTTTTATTTATTTGAAAGATAATACCATAGGTAAATTGTTTGTTCAGGTGTATGATATGTCCGGAAAACTTGTGCTATCCGAAAACCGATCTTCTCCAGATGCAAGAATTCCTGTTTCTACTAAAGATTTCGAAAATGGAGTTTATGTAGTAAGTGTTCAGGGAATTGGGGTAGATTTTAAAACAAAATTGATTGTTCAGAAATAA
- a CDS encoding EamA family transporter — MMKKNIVKGILFVALGASVYGMLATFVKMSYKDGYTTAEVTTSQFVLGLVGLLILNFIQTITSKKKLSSPTAKETRGLVLAGTSLGCTSLFYYISVQYIAVSVAIVLLMQSVWFSVVVESFLVKKFPNARKILATIIVLCGTVLATNLIHLEVTLDWRGIFWGLLAAASFTATMFTSNTIATHLPVLRKSIIMLSGGSVIILVFLFFAQIGPMHFDALKSFYLNFTDNTAHIKPFNTSIFWSYGFVLALFGTIIPPILFNLGFPKTGLGLGSIISSLELPVSVTMAFFLLNEKVILIQWIGILLILMAIILMNLPSKKNKSEIQIT; from the coding sequence ATTATGAAGAAGAACATTGTAAAAGGAATTTTGTTTGTGGCATTAGGAGCCAGCGTTTATGGGATGTTGGCAACTTTCGTTAAAATGTCTTATAAAGATGGTTATACAACAGCAGAAGTTACTACATCGCAGTTTGTTTTAGGATTAGTAGGACTTTTAATTTTGAATTTTATTCAGACAATAACTTCTAAAAAGAAACTTTCATCACCCACTGCAAAAGAAACGAGAGGTTTGGTTCTTGCAGGAACTTCGTTGGGATGTACGAGTTTGTTTTATTATATTTCAGTTCAGTATATTGCTGTTTCGGTTGCAATTGTCCTTTTAATGCAGTCGGTTTGGTTCAGTGTTGTAGTAGAAAGCTTTTTGGTGAAAAAATTTCCCAACGCAAGAAAAATATTGGCAACCATTATTGTTTTATGCGGAACTGTTTTAGCAACTAATTTAATTCATTTGGAGGTAACGCTCGACTGGAGAGGGATATTTTGGGGTTTATTGGCGGCGGCATCATTTACAGCAACCATGTTTACTTCCAATACCATAGCTACGCATCTTCCGGTACTCAGAAAAAGTATTATTATGCTGAGTGGTGGCTCTGTTATTATACTTGTATTTTTGTTTTTTGCTCAGATAGGTCCTATGCATTTTGATGCACTAAAATCATTTTATTTAAATTTTACAGACAATACAGCACACATAAAGCCATTTAATACATCTATTTTTTGGAGTTACGGTTTTGTATTGGCACTATTTGGAACCATAATCCCGCCCATTTTATTCAACTTGGGATTTCCCAAAACAGGTTTAGGCTTGGGAAGTATAATTTCGTCTTTAGAACTCCCGGTTTCCGTAACGATGGCATTTTTTCTGTTAAATGAAAAAGTAATTTTAATTCAGTGGATCGGAATTCTTTTAATCCTCATGGCAATTATTTTAATGAATTTGCCTTCAAAAAAGAATAAATCAGAAATTCAGATTACCTAA
- a CDS encoding 3-oxoacyl-ACP synthase III family protein, whose translation MIKSTIKGIGFHVPDHVVTNDDLAKLMTTNDEWITERTGIKERRHRLNRNDSHETSAYLGFKASEKALQDAGLSSKDIDYIIFATLSPDYYFPGCGVLLQEMLGCDTIGALDVRNQCSGFIYAMSVANAFIKSGAYRNILVVGAEIHSFGLDFSDEGRGVSVIFGDGAGAVVLSATEDENAGDILAMNMHSEGKYADELCTQFPGSKFGWSDRMRKEPENVTNKEVYPIMNGNFVFKNAVTRFPETMQEALSKAGKTIEDLDMFIPHQANLRIAQFVQQKFGLPDEKIYNNIQKYGNTTAASIPIALSEAIEKGKIKRGDLVLLSAFGSGFTWGSILFEY comes from the coding sequence ATGATTAAAAGTACAATAAAAGGAATAGGATTTCATGTCCCGGATCATGTTGTTACCAATGATGATTTAGCAAAATTAATGACGACCAATGACGAATGGATTACAGAGCGTACCGGCATTAAAGAAAGAAGACACCGTCTCAACCGAAATGATTCTCACGAAACTTCTGCATATTTAGGATTTAAAGCTTCCGAAAAAGCACTTCAAGATGCAGGTTTAAGTTCAAAAGATATAGATTACATTATTTTTGCAACGCTTTCTCCGGATTACTACTTTCCTGGATGTGGAGTTTTACTTCAGGAAATGTTAGGCTGTGATACTATTGGAGCTTTAGATGTAAGAAATCAGTGCTCCGGATTTATATATGCGATGAGTGTTGCCAATGCATTCATAAAATCTGGTGCATACAGAAATATTCTTGTTGTGGGAGCTGAAATTCATTCATTTGGGTTAGATTTTTCGGATGAAGGACGAGGGGTTTCTGTTATTTTCGGTGACGGAGCAGGAGCAGTAGTTCTTTCTGCAACCGAAGATGAAAATGCAGGAGATATTTTGGCAATGAACATGCATTCTGAAGGGAAATATGCAGACGAACTCTGTACGCAGTTTCCGGGTTCCAAATTTGGCTGGAGCGACAGGATGAGAAAAGAACCAGAAAATGTTACCAATAAAGAAGTATATCCTATTATGAATGGGAATTTTGTTTTCAAGAATGCTGTAACACGATTTCCGGAAACCATGCAGGAAGCATTATCTAAGGCAGGTAAAACAATAGAAGATTTGGATATGTTTATTCCACATCAGGCAAATCTCCGAATTGCACAGTTTGTACAGCAGAAATTTGGACTTCCGGATGAAAAAATATATAACAATATTCAAAAATACGGTAATACAACTGCAGCATCTATCCCGATAGCGCTAAGTGAAGCGATTGAAAAAGGGAAAATTAAAAGAGGAGATTTAGTTTTACTATCCGCTTTTGGTAGTGGCTTTACTTGGGGAAGTATTTTGTTTGAATATTAA
- a CDS encoding ParA family protein, translating into MAKIIGVANQKGGVGKTTTAVNLAAALGVLEKKILIIDADPQANATSGLGVEEVQYSTYNLLEHSVDTRSCIQKTATPNLDIVPSHIDLVAAEIELVDKENREYMLKEALKDVREDYDFIIIDCAPSLGLITVNALTAADSVIIPIQCEYFALEGLGKLLNTIKNVQKIHNKDLDIEGLLLTMYDSRLRLSNQVVEEVNSHFPEMVFETIISRNVRLSEAPSFGESILNYDAESKGAIQYIQLAEEVLLKNEKLVNN; encoded by the coding sequence ATGGCAAAAATTATAGGTGTCGCTAATCAGAAAGGTGGAGTGGGAAAGACCACAACTGCCGTAAATTTAGCAGCAGCATTGGGTGTATTAGAAAAGAAAATTCTTATTATTGATGCCGATCCACAGGCAAATGCTACTTCTGGTTTGGGTGTGGAAGAAGTACAGTATTCTACCTATAATCTTTTGGAGCATAGTGTAGATACCAGAAGCTGTATCCAAAAAACAGCAACTCCCAATTTGGATATCGTTCCTTCTCATATCGATTTGGTTGCTGCAGAAATAGAATTGGTAGATAAGGAAAACCGAGAGTATATGCTGAAAGAAGCATTGAAAGATGTACGAGAAGATTATGATTTCATCATTATCGATTGTGCACCGAGTTTAGGTTTAATTACTGTAAATGCCTTAACAGCTGCAGATTCTGTTATCATCCCAATTCAGTGCGAATATTTTGCATTGGAGGGTCTTGGCAAACTTTTAAATACCATTAAAAACGTACAGAAAATTCATAATAAAGATCTTGATATAGAAGGGTTGCTTCTTACGATGTACGACAGTCGTCTGCGTCTTTCTAATCAGGTGGTGGAAGAAGTTAATTCTCATTTCCCTGAGATGGTTTTCGAAACAATTATCAGCAGAAATGTAAGATTAAGTGAAGCACCAAGTTTCGGAGAAAGTATTCTGAATTATGATGCTGAAAGTAAAGGAGCTATTCAATACATTCAGCTTGCAGAAGAAGTGTTGCTGAAAAACGAGAAATTAGTAAATAATTAA
- a CDS encoding energy transducer TonB → MKNLEQNQEFRLNEILFQNRNKAYGAYVLRNESDRILTKSLVIGVSLLAAFAITPIVINAFKTVEVTEPTFVLPPPIDISDVPEDPPAVTPNQTAPQPPKSVMQYNSQVPTPGKDANESDIVTEIPPKAVAGFKNDFVSPPAEPNVHIVLPANSGSGTVVLPKTVIAEDGSGDDAVDNPGILAVSADFVGGIDSFRNKVLNKFDVSSFTEEGSMTTVVTFVVEKDGTISNIKTNGKDAGFNAEAVRTIKAVKGKWIPGKNKKGESVRSLFKFPISMKFDN, encoded by the coding sequence ATGAAAAACCTAGAACAAAATCAAGAGTTTCGACTGAATGAAATTTTATTTCAAAACCGTAATAAAGCGTATGGTGCGTATGTTTTGAGAAACGAATCTGACCGAATTTTAACAAAATCACTCGTTATTGGTGTTAGTTTGTTGGCTGCTTTTGCAATTACTCCAATAGTAATTAATGCTTTTAAAACTGTTGAAGTAACTGAGCCAACTTTCGTTTTACCACCACCAATTGATATTTCGGATGTACCTGAAGATCCACCGGCAGTAACTCCAAATCAAACGGCTCCACAACCTCCAAAGAGCGTGATGCAATACAATAGTCAGGTTCCAACTCCCGGAAAAGATGCGAATGAAAGTGATATTGTTACTGAGATTCCACCAAAAGCAGTTGCTGGTTTTAAAAATGATTTCGTTTCGCCACCCGCAGAGCCTAATGTACATATAGTTTTACCTGCAAATTCAGGATCTGGAACAGTTGTTCTTCCAAAAACTGTTATAGCGGAAGATGGATCTGGTGATGATGCAGTGGATAATCCAGGGATTCTAGCGGTAAGTGCAGATTTTGTAGGTGGAATTGATTCTTTTAGAAATAAAGTACTCAACAAGTTTGATGTTTCTTCTTTTACAGAAGAAGGAAGTATGACTACAGTGGTAACATTTGTTGTTGAGAAAGATGGTACAATTTCAAATATTAAAACGAATGGAAAAGATGCAGGATTTAATGCTGAAGCAGTGAGAACTATTAAGGCAGTAAAAGGAAAATGGATTCCTGGAAAAAATAAAAAAGGAGAGTCTGTGAGAAGTTTGTTTAAATTCCCGATTTCTATGAAGTTTGATAATTAA